In Streptomyces pluripotens, the genomic window CCAGGCCATCAAGATCGCCACCCCGCGTGCGGTGGTCGGCATCCTCGACCGCGCGATCCAGTTGTACGGCGCGGCCGGTGTGAGCCAGGACTTCCCGCTGGCCGAGTTGTACGCGGGCGCCCGCACCCTGATGTTGGCCGACGGCCCGGACGAGGTGCACCAGCGGTCGCTGGCGCGCAGGGAGTTGAAGAAGCACCTGTGAGGGCGGCGAGGGGCTGCCGCGCCGGCGGCAGCCCCTCGCCCGCTCTCCAGGGCCGCGGTGGCTCCCTCCAGGACTGCCGTCAGGGGCGCAGCGCCCGCAGCAACAGGTCGGCGAGGTGGTCGGCGACCTGCTGGGGCGTGAGGGGGCCTTCGGGGCGGTACCAGGTCGCCAGGTGGTGGACCGAGCCGAAGTGGTAGTCCACGACCAGGTCGGCCGGGGTCGCGGTGGAGAAGACGCCCGTCTTCTGGCCCTCCTCGATCAGGGCGCGGAAACGCTCGTGGTAGCGGCGGCGCTCGGCGCGGACCTGCTTGTTCTTCTCCGGGCTCAGTTGATGCATGGAGCGGAAGAAGATCATCGCGTCGTCCAGGTGCTCGATCGTCGTGACGACGACGTCCGCCGCGGCTGCCCTGAGCCGCTGCTCGACCGGCTCATCGGCGTCCGCGAACGCGTCCAGCCGCTCCTGCTGGACGCGCAGCAAGCGCGCGTACACCTCGTGCAGGAGGTCGTCCTTGGAGCCGAAGTAGTGGTACAGCGCCCCCTTGGTGACGCCGGCTGCCTCCACGATCTCCTGCACGGAGGTGCGGTCGTATCCCTGCTCGGCGAAGAGCCGGGTGGCGGCGGCCAGCAGCCGCTGTGGAACGGGCGTTCCGTCTCCGTCCGTCGTCCTGGGCACTGCCGCCACCTGCCTTTCCTCGTCGCCTACTGACCGGCGTCGTCGTTGTCGTGCGCGCGGGAACGCAGTTCCCGCCGGAGGATCTTCCCACTCGCCGTCTTGGGTAGGTCGGGCAGGATCTCCACGTGGCGCGGGTACTTGTAGGCGGCCAGTCTCTCCTTGCAGTACACCGCGAGTTCATCTGGGTCCACCTCGGCCCCCGGACGCAGGCTGACACAGGCCTTGACGGTCTCCCCACGGTAGCCGTCGAGAACGCCGACGACTGCTGCCTCGCGCACCGCCGGGTGGGTGTACAGGACGTCCTCCACCTCACGGGGCCACACCTTGAAGCCGGACGCGTTGATCATGTCCTTCTTGCGGTCCACGACGTACAGCCAGCCCTGTTCGTCCATGAAACCGATGTCCCCGGTGCGCAGCTCACCGTCCGGGAAGGTCTCGGCGGTGGCCTCTGGGCACCGCCAGTACCCCGGCACGACCTGCGGCCCGCCTACGACGATCTCGCCCTGTTCGCCGAAGGGCACCTCGTCGCCCTGTTCGT contains:
- a CDS encoding TetR/AcrR family transcriptional regulator; protein product: MPRTTDGDGTPVPQRLLAAATRLFAEQGYDRTSVQEIVEAAGVTKGALYHYFGSKDDLLHEVYARLLRVQQERLDAFADADEPVEQRLRAAAADVVVTTIEHLDDAMIFFRSMHQLSPEKNKQVRAERRRYHERFRALIEEGQKTGVFSTATPADLVVDYHFGSVHHLATWYRPEGPLTPQQVADHLADLLLRALRP